In Alkalihalobacillus sp. TS-13, the following are encoded in one genomic region:
- a CDS encoding aspartate aminotransferase family protein, whose amino-acid sequence MTVMEKISNRSILAQQERRESNARSYPRRIPIAIEEAEGIFVTDVEGKRYYDCLAGAGTLALGHNHPVVIEAMEQVIRDKRPLHTLDLTTPVKEEFVNEIFSSLPEPLKDRAKIQFCGPTGGDGIEAALKLVKTATGRSSILSFQGGYHGSTHGTMAISGNLGPKERVQGLMPDVHFLPYPYTYRCPFGVKGEEGHEISSQYIENLLDDPESGILPPAAMILEVVQGEGGSVPAPIGWLQEMRRITKERGIPLIIDEIQTGIGRTGKFFAFEHAGIVPDVVVLSKAIGGSLPLSVVIYDESLDQWGPGAHIGTFRGNQMAMAAGTATLQYIKENNLSEHADRVGDKLQAELKDLQIEFKEIGDVRGRGLMLGVEMVDPEKTQAPNGSYPGAPELASKIQRECFERGLILEVGGRHGAVVRILPPLIITEQQIDEVAAIFKDAVTAVLGQR is encoded by the coding sequence ATGACAGTAATGGAGAAAATATCAAATAGATCTATATTAGCACAACAGGAGCGCCGTGAGTCGAATGCGCGGTCTTATCCTCGCAGGATTCCGATTGCGATTGAAGAGGCGGAAGGTATTTTTGTTACGGATGTCGAGGGAAAACGATATTACGATTGTCTCGCTGGTGCAGGAACGCTTGCACTCGGGCATAACCATCCGGTTGTCATTGAAGCGATGGAGCAGGTGATCCGGGATAAGCGACCGTTACATACACTGGATCTCACAACACCTGTTAAAGAGGAATTCGTCAATGAAATCTTTTCCTCACTTCCTGAGCCATTGAAAGATCGTGCAAAAATTCAATTCTGTGGTCCAACTGGTGGAGACGGGATCGAAGCTGCCTTGAAACTCGTAAAAACAGCGACCGGCAGAAGCTCGATTTTATCCTTCCAGGGTGGGTATCATGGGTCGACGCATGGGACGATGGCGATCAGTGGAAATCTTGGTCCGAAAGAACGTGTCCAAGGCTTGATGCCAGATGTGCACTTTCTCCCTTACCCTTATACGTACCGTTGCCCTTTCGGAGTCAAAGGGGAAGAGGGACATGAAATCAGCAGCCAATACATCGAAAATCTTCTCGATGATCCCGAAAGCGGAATTTTACCACCAGCAGCGATGATTTTAGAAGTTGTCCAAGGGGAAGGCGGATCGGTCCCAGCCCCAATTGGGTGGCTTCAGGAAATGCGCAGGATCACAAAAGAACGTGGCATTCCATTGATCATTGATGAAATTCAAACCGGTATCGGCCGTACAGGTAAATTCTTTGCTTTCGAACATGCCGGTATCGTGCCGGATGTTGTAGTCCTTTCTAAAGCGATCGGGGGCAGCCTTCCGTTGTCCGTCGTCATCTATGATGAGAGTCTGGATCAATGGGGACCAGGTGCGCATATCGGGACGTTCAGAGGGAATCAGATGGCGATGGCAGCAGGAACGGCAACGCTCCAATATATCAAAGAAAACAATCTCTCTGAGCATGCTGATCGTGTGGGGGACAAGCTTCAAGCCGAGCTTAAAGACTTGCAGATAGAATTCAAGGAAATTGGAGATGTCCGGGGACGCGGGCTGATGCTTGGTGTTGAAATGGTCGACCCTGAAAAAACTCAGGCACCGAATGGAAGTTATCCAGGAGCTCCGGAGCTAGCAAGTAAAATCCAGCGTGAGTGCTTCGAACGGGGATTGATCCTTGAGGTCGGGGGTCGTCATGGCGCTGTTGTCCGCATCCTTCCTCCGCTGATCATCACGGAACAACAGATTGATGAAGTGGCGGCGATATTTAAGGATGCCGTAACGGCAGTATTGGGACAACGGTGA
- a CDS encoding aspartate aminotransferase family protein: protein MITKVIKPTALRMEETVEQSTDDFNSFFFHGGEEGVAAYQHASQLVTEKLTEVFSDLSKPYIGKTPDKIKEEVRRLQLATENGETLYELLEEIQEPLLKSNINISNPKSIAHLHCPPLLPSIAAEMIITAFNQSMDSWDQSTAATYLEDELIGWILPKFGYGKQADGTFTSGGTQSNYMGLLLARDHYCWERWNHNVQKDGLPSQTNKLRILCSEHAHFTVKKSASQLGLGENAVVVVNTDEHQQMCMHDLEEKLRQLEVDGLLPFAIVATCGTTDFGSIDPMEESAQLAKRYGLWFHVDAAYGGALILSRSHFHKLVGIEEADSVTVDFHKLFYQPISCGAFLVKDKQSFRYIQHHADYLNPSGDEEDGMLHLVTKSTQTTRRFDALKLMMSLRMVGTKKFGEMIDHTFRLAYSTAVELHHRAGFTVLNRKPVLNAVVFRYEPITDGLIDLDLLNKNIQKTLLESGEAIMAKTTVDGKTYLKFTLLNPRTTIKDIKEILTLIEQYGKMQTSKWGMNH from the coding sequence ATGATTACAAAAGTGATCAAACCTACTGCATTGCGGATGGAAGAAACGGTTGAGCAAAGCACTGACGATTTCAACTCCTTCTTTTTCCATGGTGGAGAAGAAGGGGTAGCAGCCTATCAACATGCAAGTCAGCTGGTGACAGAGAAACTGACTGAAGTGTTTTCGGATCTATCGAAACCTTACATTGGAAAAACACCCGACAAAATCAAAGAGGAAGTCAGAAGACTCCAGCTTGCAACAGAAAATGGCGAAACCTTGTATGAACTCCTCGAAGAGATCCAGGAACCACTTCTAAAAAGCAATATCAACATCAGCAATCCGAAAAGCATTGCACATTTACACTGTCCACCACTGCTTCCGTCTATTGCGGCTGAAATGATCATCACCGCCTTCAACCAATCAATGGACTCCTGGGATCAAAGTACAGCAGCCACTTATCTGGAGGATGAGCTGATCGGCTGGATTCTGCCGAAGTTTGGTTATGGCAAACAGGCTGATGGGACGTTTACGAGCGGAGGTACACAATCGAATTACATGGGATTGCTGCTTGCGCGGGACCATTATTGTTGGGAACGCTGGAACCATAATGTCCAAAAAGATGGGTTGCCCTCACAAACCAATAAGCTGCGGATCCTTTGTTCTGAGCATGCTCATTTTACCGTGAAAAAATCAGCATCCCAGCTAGGTTTAGGGGAAAATGCAGTGGTTGTCGTCAACACGGATGAGCACCAACAGATGTGTATGCATGACTTGGAAGAGAAGTTGAGACAGCTTGAAGTGGACGGATTATTGCCTTTCGCAATCGTGGCTACCTGTGGAACAACTGATTTCGGCAGCATTGATCCCATGGAAGAATCAGCGCAACTTGCGAAGCGATATGGCCTTTGGTTCCATGTCGATGCGGCTTACGGTGGCGCATTGATCCTGAGTCGAAGTCATTTTCACAAACTGGTTGGGATTGAAGAGGCGGACTCGGTCACAGTCGATTTTCACAAACTTTTTTATCAGCCGATCAGCTGTGGCGCTTTCTTAGTGAAGGATAAACAGTCATTCCGATATATCCAGCATCACGCCGATTACTTGAACCCGAGTGGAGATGAAGAAGATGGCATGCTGCACCTTGTTACGAAATCGACGCAGACGACACGACGCTTCGATGCTTTGAAGTTGATGATGTCGTTGCGGATGGTCGGCACGAAAAAATTCGGCGAAATGATTGATCATACATTCAGGCTCGCATATTCGACCGCTGTGGAGCTTCACCATCGAGCCGGCTTCACAGTTCTGAATCGGAAGCCAGTCTTGAATGCTGTCGTATTCCGATATGAACCGATCACAGATGGGCTGATTGATCTGGACTTACTCAATAAGAACATCCAAAAAACACTGCTTGAAAGTGGTGAAGCAATCATGGCGAAAACTACTGTGGATGGAAAGACGTATTTGAAATTCACATTGCTGAATCCTCGAACGACAATAAAGGATATCAAAGAGATTCTGACGTTGATTGAACAATACGGAAAAATGCAAACAAGTAAATGGGGGATGAACCATTGA
- a CDS encoding IucA/IucC family siderophore biosynthesis protein: MKNHKTIAEQATMQSFLNCYLRETGNFEEVENELGDYLTDQQVDRTIKCVLQNQAIEVIIPVRYWSLTGRHLFTFPIYYRNAGSQAVNPLDYITLVSLITKELLIEQKREDAEDEFMLRVILSSRNVTKYIEARLSDAERLSDANFSYIEAEQSLLFGHLMHPTSKSKQGISEEEEYLYSPELKGEFQLHYFRAHPSIVIQDSSLENSAATIIREELKESGQSNRLTDKEEDVFLPAHPLQAKHLIEREDVQSLLTKGLLAYIGPLGKKFTATSSFRTVYSKESKFMFKFSVPIKITNSLRVSQKKELDRGVEVSRLLDSKIGQDLRERFDRFHIIEDPAYLNLDLDGDSTGFEVIIRENPFYENDKDASLIAGLCQDHPYGEKTRIQAVIEDLAHQERRSTVKVSLDWFDRYLSISLDPILWLYETYGIALEAHQQNSVLKLDGGYPGTFYYRDNQGYYYSESKADLLVTHLPDLNRKSNTICSDEVAEERLRYYFFINHLFGLINGFGVSGLITEEKLLQLLRSRLEKHLNKGTAVGLIDSLINVPVLPCKANLLTRFHDMDELVGSLETQSVYTMIRNPIGQEVGLVYGK, from the coding sequence TTGAAAAACCATAAAACCATTGCTGAACAAGCTACCATGCAAAGTTTTCTGAACTGCTACCTGAGAGAAACAGGGAATTTTGAGGAGGTTGAAAATGAACTGGGAGATTACTTAACCGACCAGCAGGTAGACAGGACAATTAAATGTGTTCTTCAAAACCAAGCTATAGAAGTGATCATTCCCGTCCGATATTGGTCTTTGACTGGCCGACATTTGTTCACCTTTCCAATCTATTATCGAAACGCCGGGAGTCAGGCGGTGAATCCGTTGGACTATATCACGCTCGTTTCGTTGATCACGAAGGAGCTGTTGATTGAACAGAAGCGTGAGGACGCAGAAGATGAATTCATGTTGCGGGTGATTTTAAGCAGCCGAAACGTAACCAAATACATCGAAGCACGTTTAAGTGATGCCGAACGTTTATCTGATGCGAACTTCTCCTATATCGAAGCGGAACAATCCTTGTTATTCGGACACTTGATGCATCCGACTTCTAAAAGCAAGCAAGGTATCTCAGAAGAGGAGGAATATCTCTATTCTCCTGAGTTGAAAGGAGAATTCCAGCTGCATTATTTCAGGGCACATCCATCGATTGTCATTCAGGATTCCAGCTTGGAAAACAGTGCTGCCACCATCATAAGAGAAGAATTGAAGGAATCGGGGCAATCAAATCGCCTGACAGACAAGGAGGAAGATGTTTTCTTGCCAGCTCACCCATTGCAGGCAAAGCATCTGATCGAACGTGAAGATGTGCAATCATTGCTTACAAAAGGATTGCTTGCATACATCGGGCCATTGGGCAAAAAATTTACAGCAACCTCATCATTCCGCACGGTTTACAGCAAGGAATCGAAATTTATGTTCAAATTTTCTGTACCGATCAAAATCACGAATTCACTGCGTGTCAGCCAGAAAAAAGAGCTTGACCGGGGTGTGGAAGTTTCAAGACTGCTAGATTCGAAGATCGGCCAGGATTTACGGGAACGTTTTGATAGGTTCCATATCATAGAGGATCCTGCTTACTTGAATCTTGACTTGGACGGGGATTCTACCGGTTTCGAGGTCATCATCCGGGAAAACCCATTTTACGAGAATGATAAGGATGCAAGTCTGATTGCCGGGCTGTGCCAGGATCATCCATATGGCGAGAAGACAAGAATCCAGGCTGTCATCGAAGACCTTGCACACCAGGAAAGAAGAAGTACAGTAAAAGTAAGTTTGGATTGGTTCGACCGGTATCTCTCAATCTCGCTCGATCCAATTCTATGGCTCTATGAAACGTATGGGATTGCGCTCGAAGCGCATCAACAGAATTCAGTGCTCAAACTGGACGGCGGTTATCCTGGAACGTTCTATTATCGCGATAACCAGGGCTATTACTATAGCGAATCGAAGGCGGACCTGCTCGTCACCCATCTTCCGGATCTGAATCGTAAAAGCAATACAATCTGCAGTGATGAAGTAGCAGAAGAACGTCTTCGTTATTATTTCTTCATCAATCATCTGTTCGGACTAATTAACGGGTTCGGCGTAAGCGGATTGATTACAGAGGAAAAGCTATTGCAGCTTCTCAGATCCAGATTGGAAAAACACCTGAATAAAGGTACGGCTGTCGGTTTGATCGATAGTCTGATCAATGTGCCTGTATTACCTTGTAAAGCGAATCTGTTGACTCGTTTTCACGATATGGATGAGCTTGTCGGTTCATTGGAAACACAATCGGTTTATACCATGATCCGAAATCCAATCGGACAAGAGGTGGGACTGGTTTATGGAAAATAG
- a CDS encoding GNAT family N-acetyltransferase: MEKRISFEKVDYDRDLNRIHKWMNEEHVIPFWQLNHSIEKFMDHLRKALDDDHQTLYLGKLDDVPISYWEAYWVKGDVVEKCYEAETFDQGIHLLIGEPDYLGRGYALPFLEAMVSFQFQVAETKKVIAEPDIRNEKMIHVFEQCGFEPVKPIELPDKTGLLMFCHRDVFERRLKQYDRNSGKTETHS; this comes from the coding sequence ATCGAAAAGCGGATATCGTTTGAAAAAGTCGACTATGACCGAGACCTCAATCGGATTCATAAGTGGATGAATGAAGAGCACGTCATCCCGTTCTGGCAGTTGAATCATTCGATAGAAAAATTTATGGATCATTTGCGGAAAGCATTGGATGATGACCACCAAACCCTTTACTTAGGAAAACTGGATGATGTCCCGATAAGCTATTGGGAAGCGTATTGGGTCAAAGGAGATGTCGTAGAGAAATGCTATGAAGCGGAAACGTTCGATCAAGGCATCCATCTATTGATCGGAGAGCCTGATTACCTAGGTAGAGGGTACGCCCTTCCTTTTCTTGAAGCGATGGTCAGTTTCCAGTTCCAAGTAGCTGAAACGAAAAAGGTCATCGCTGAACCTGACATCCGCAATGAAAAAATGATTCATGTGTTTGAACAATGCGGATTCGAACCTGTCAAACCGATCGAATTACCTGACAAAACAGGATTGTTGATGTTTTGCCATCGAGACGTTTTTGAGAGGAGGCTTAAACAGTATGACAGAAACAGTGGAAAAACCGAAACACATTCATGA
- a CDS encoding lysine N(6)-hydroxylase/L-ornithine N(5)-oxygenase family protein has protein sequence MTETVEKPKHIHDLIGIGIGPFNLGMAALLEEVPEINGLFFEKKDEFNWHPGMLIDGTTLQVPFFADLVSMADVRSKYSFLHYLQEHDRMYHFYFLEKFHIPRKEYNHYCRWVVDQLDNCLFGRSVEQVRALEQNGEEIYEVDVLNTNGQSIETYQTRHLLLGIGTSPSVPSFMKEHLGETVFHSSEFLKHKERCLEAESVTVIGSGQSSAEVFYDLAKEQEQADYSLDWFTRSKGFFPMEYSKLGLEYFSPDYTDFFYKLPQLKKDRLIAEQDLLYKGISTETIADIYDLLYERTVGGETPEIRLQAMTEASDLRRTDQSWELELIHRLTEETITKRTEVVILGTGYQPTIPAFLDGIGHLIDWDDVGRYQIQENYELKMNQPMCNKIFIQNGELHTHGVGAPDLGLGAHRNAVIINSMAGPEVYPVRTKNVFQTFGMETSCMPANV, from the coding sequence ATGACAGAAACAGTGGAAAAACCGAAACACATTCATGATCTCATCGGAATCGGGATCGGTCCGTTCAACCTGGGTATGGCTGCACTTTTAGAAGAAGTACCTGAAATCAACGGACTGTTTTTTGAAAAGAAGGATGAATTCAATTGGCATCCTGGGATGTTGATTGACGGCACAACCCTTCAGGTACCGTTCTTCGCTGATCTTGTCAGCATGGCAGATGTACGCAGTAAATACAGCTTCCTCCATTACTTACAAGAGCATGATCGGATGTATCACTTTTATTTCCTTGAGAAGTTCCATATCCCACGGAAAGAATACAACCATTATTGCCGATGGGTGGTGGACCAACTGGATAACTGCCTATTTGGAAGAAGTGTTGAACAAGTCCGAGCGCTCGAACAAAATGGAGAGGAAATTTATGAAGTCGACGTATTAAATACAAACGGACAATCAATTGAAACATACCAGACGAGGCATTTATTGCTTGGAATCGGAACTTCACCGTCTGTGCCGTCTTTCATGAAAGAGCATCTTGGCGAAACCGTCTTCCATTCTTCGGAATTTTTGAAACATAAGGAACGTTGCTTAGAAGCTGAATCAGTCACGGTGATCGGCTCAGGCCAGAGTTCAGCGGAGGTGTTCTATGATCTGGCGAAAGAGCAGGAACAAGCTGATTATTCCTTGGATTGGTTCACCCGTTCGAAGGGCTTTTTCCCAATGGAATACTCGAAGCTTGGTCTCGAATACTTCTCACCAGATTACACCGATTTCTTTTACAAGCTTCCGCAATTAAAAAAGGACCGATTGATTGCAGAACAGGACCTCTTATACAAAGGGATCAGCACAGAGACGATCGCCGATATCTATGACCTTCTTTATGAGCGCACCGTCGGTGGGGAAACACCGGAAATCCGCCTGCAAGCGATGACGGAAGCGTCCGATCTCCGCAGAACCGATCAAAGCTGGGAGCTGGAGCTGATCCATCGCCTGACAGAAGAAACGATTACGAAAAGAACCGAGGTGGTCATACTCGGAACAGGCTATCAACCGACTATTCCCGCTTTCCTGGATGGTATTGGTCACCTGATCGACTGGGATGATGTCGGTCGCTATCAGATTCAAGAAAACTATGAATTGAAAATGAACCAACCGATGTGTAACAAGATTTTCATACAGAATGGTGAGCTGCACACACATGGTGTTGGTGCACCGGACCTCGGATTGGGTGCTCACCGCAATGCGGTCATCATTAATTCCATGGCCGGTCCGGAAGTGTATCCAGTCAGGACGAAAAATGTATTCCAGACATTCGGAATGGAAACTTCATGTATGCCGGCCAACGTTTAA
- a CDS encoding MFS transporter, whose amino-acid sequence MYAGQRLNTFILFSCIFLFVGTEVLLSPFYPQFFEKVFGIKDLGFTGMYVFLCRLTVVLISPIWGLLSKRYNAKRLLLIGQTGTAIACVLMATSQTEMQFLVFSICLLFFKSSYLLLYTILLQHAGKGRKRVTGLYHAVFQSSVIVATLASSWVIQLEDPLIVFWWAATLDAVQAIVCFFIFKRLRAYVAVPQDLDTTGNRVGSFGFLMKMALIIFTLHFSVTLIRPFFTLFSERELHTSVFTSSLLFLVPSLMAVVAAPLIMKCKSDKLPFLYKIAGITLFISLFVQGFVVTIPVFILFRCLFGVSLAICQASLEIVLFQRGGNVHYQYGIVSAFQNLGLLLAPLSATYLVESHSLQHPFIFAGVAAAIHLGLVLLTIYSKAGVQEEKRIAEEENHRNVG is encoded by the coding sequence ATGTATGCCGGCCAACGTTTAAACACATTCATCCTGTTCAGTTGCATCTTTCTGTTTGTCGGAACAGAAGTCTTATTATCCCCATTCTATCCGCAGTTCTTTGAAAAAGTATTCGGAATAAAAGACTTGGGCTTCACAGGAATGTACGTGTTTTTATGCCGATTGACCGTCGTACTTATTTCACCGATTTGGGGCTTGCTTTCAAAAAGGTACAATGCCAAACGGCTGTTGCTGATCGGCCAAACCGGAACGGCAATCGCGTGTGTGCTCATGGCGACGTCACAGACGGAAATGCAATTTCTCGTATTCTCGATCTGCCTGTTGTTTTTTAAAAGCAGTTACCTTTTATTGTACACGATTTTGCTCCAGCACGCCGGAAAAGGCAGAAAACGTGTCACAGGGCTGTACCATGCTGTTTTTCAATCGTCCGTGATCGTGGCGACACTTGCGAGCAGTTGGGTGATCCAACTTGAGGATCCGCTCATCGTTTTCTGGTGGGCAGCAACATTGGATGCAGTGCAGGCAATCGTATGCTTTTTCATTTTTAAAAGGTTGAGAGCGTATGTTGCTGTTCCGCAAGACTTGGATACGACAGGTAACCGCGTTGGCAGTTTCGGTTTTCTCATGAAGATGGCGCTTATCATTTTCACGCTCCATTTTTCAGTGACACTCATCAGGCCATTTTTCACGTTATTTTCAGAACGGGAGCTGCATACTTCAGTATTCACGAGCAGCTTGCTGTTTTTGGTTCCGAGTCTCATGGCCGTTGTAGCAGCACCGTTGATCATGAAGTGCAAGTCCGATAAGCTCCCGTTCTTATATAAAATCGCTGGGATCACGCTGTTCATCAGCCTGTTTGTACAAGGATTCGTGGTGACGATACCGGTGTTCATCTTATTCAGGTGTCTGTTCGGGGTGTCGTTGGCAATCTGTCAGGCGAGCCTGGAAATCGTCCTTTTTCAGCGCGGCGGGAACGTGCACTATCAATATGGAATCGTGTCTGCCTTTCAAAATCTGGGACTATTGCTTGCGCCGTTAAGTGCGACTTATCTTGTGGAAAGCCATTCGCTGCAACATCCTTTCATTTTTGCAGGTGTGGCGGCTGCCATTCATTTAGGTCTCGTTTTGCTGACGATTTATAGTAAAGCAGGTGTACAAGAAGAGAAAAGGATAGCAGAAGAGGAAAATCATCGGAATGTAGGATAA